In Oreochromis niloticus isolate F11D_XX linkage group LG5, O_niloticus_UMD_NMBU, whole genome shotgun sequence, a single window of DNA contains:
- the LOC109200465 gene encoding uncharacterized protein LOC109200465 has translation MPNVCVYDFARGLAAHTNLWVPDKLLFHPHEGRLAEPTEENVKAAQDGSLKVNLPWLHERMDSVNENPHPVTGSSDHYVLYDRFHEGNTKDPKDILRRIQLVPELKGWLNSQVVEQFFANMRKSNYFLSNMSPSTHVFLMRNITHHYNTVTNKKLLERQLRHGRLGKINISLSALGQAVVAPQVCNKPRETTETVLNPAPSMSEPQVRVDNKKANRRSTDGTFPDLCGPPCEVLTKPENILASRSSWCFVPHAGQQQLVC, from the exons ATGCCAAATGTCTGTGTTTACGATTTTGCGAGGGGTTTGGCGGCACACACCAATTTGTGGGTTCCTGATAAACTGCTATTTCATCCACATGAAGGCCGACTGGCTGAGCCCACTGAGGAAAATGTCAAGGCTGCACAGGATGGAAGCCTGAAAGTGAATCTTCCATGGCTACATGAAAGGATGGATAGTGTAAATGAAAATCCTCATCCTGTCACTGGATCATCTGACCATTATGTCCTGTATGACAGATTTCATGAGGGAAATACAAAAGATCCCAAGGACATATTACGCAGAATTCAACTTGTCCCAGAGCTGAAAGGCTGGCTGAACAGTCAAGTTGTTGAACAGTTCTTTGCAAACATGAGGAAAAGCAATTACTTTTTAAGTAATATGAGTCCATCTACACATGTGTTTTTGATGAGAAATATAACTCATCATTATAACACTGTCACCAACAAGAAACTTCTGGAGAGGCAGCTAAGACATGGTCGACTTGGAAAGATCAATATCTCATTGTCGGCACTGGGTCAAGCTGTCGTAG CCCCACAGGTGTGCAATAAACCCAGAGAAACCACAGAAACGGTGTTGAACCCAGCACCTTCAATGTCTG AACCTCAGGTAAGAGTTGACAACAAGAAAGCCAATAGAAGGTCAACAGATGGAACTTTTCCTGACCTGTGTGGACCACCGTGCGAAGTTCTGACAAAGCCTGAGAACATTTTGGCCAGCCGTTCATCATGGTGTTTTGTACCGCACGCTGGCCAACAACAGCTTGTATGTTAA
- the LOC109194354 gene encoding sentrin-specific protease 1 isoform X2, which produces MESTIGNGCFELITKIVQSKGISIYIENLYVTRTWLAPYGCDPLQSFPTDAQRMDIIVLPLWTPGHFQLCVLKPPKREILFFDPLYTKAGFGGQQYVSLLRNLAVKLIPGQWSEKKSFDLKGFPSQDYGVDCGIFMLMSALYVALDAPFDYTISDMPYLRKLWSLLLM; this is translated from the exons atggaaTCGACT attGGAAATGGCTGTTTTGAGCTTATCACTAAAATTGTTCAGTCAAAG GGGATAAGCATTTACATAGAAAATCTGTATGTCACCCGGACTTGGCTTGCACCCTATGGCTGTGATCCATTGCAGTCCTTTCCT ACTGATGCTCAGAGGATGGACATCATAGTTCTCCCTCTCTGGACACCTGGTCATTTCCAGTTGTGT GTACTGAAGCCACCTAAAAGAGAAATCCTCTTTTTTGACCCATTATACACAAAGGCAGGATTTGGTGGCCAACAATATGTTTCACTTTTGAG GAATCTTGCAGTGAAGCTCATTCCCGGGCAGTGGtcagaaaaaaagagctttgacTTGAAG GGTTTTCCAAGCCAAGACTATGGAGTTGACTGTGGGATCTTCATGCTGATG TCTGCTCTGTACGTGGCACTGGATGCACCATTTGACTATACTATA TCAGACATGCCCTATTTGCGTAAATTGTGGTCCTTGCTGTTGATGTAG
- the LOC109194354 gene encoding uncharacterized protein LOC109194354 isoform X1, with amino-acid sequence MESTIGNGCFELITKIVQSKGISIYIENLYVTRTWLAPYGCDPLQSFPTDAQRMDIIVLPLWTPGHFQLCVLKPPKREILFFDPLYTKAGFGGQQYVSLLRNLAVKLIPGQWSEKKSFDLKGFPSQDYGVDCGIFMLMSALYVALDAPFDYTILWQAICTLERGSQSCA; translated from the exons atggaaTCGACT attGGAAATGGCTGTTTTGAGCTTATCACTAAAATTGTTCAGTCAAAG GGGATAAGCATTTACATAGAAAATCTGTATGTCACCCGGACTTGGCTTGCACCCTATGGCTGTGATCCATTGCAGTCCTTTCCT ACTGATGCTCAGAGGATGGACATCATAGTTCTCCCTCTCTGGACACCTGGTCATTTCCAGTTGTGT GTACTGAAGCCACCTAAAAGAGAAATCCTCTTTTTTGACCCATTATACACAAAGGCAGGATTTGGTGGCCAACAATATGTTTCACTTTTGAG GAATCTTGCAGTGAAGCTCATTCCCGGGCAGTGGtcagaaaaaaagagctttgacTTGAAG GGTTTTCCAAGCCAAGACTATGGAGTTGACTGTGGGATCTTCATGCTGATG TCTGCTCTGTACGTGGCACTGGATGCACCATTTGACTATACTATA CTCTGGCAAGCTATTTGCACACT